A DNA window from Drosophila virilis strain 15010-1051.87 chromosome 4, Dvir_AGI_RSII-ME, whole genome shotgun sequence contains the following coding sequences:
- the Wdr62 gene encoding uncharacterized protein Wdr62 isoform X6, translating to MFAPRNSSPVAIYGKEDLAAYEIKLKRVLGLTVCSNAALDVSPVSGLLAYPAGCTVVLFNAKRHTQAYLVNTSRKAFTSVAFSRCGRYVATGECGINPAIKVWELETPNGNLENCSGGSVVAEFVDHKYAVTCVAFSPTGKYLVSVGSQHDMIVNVFDWRANLKMASNKISSKVAAVCFSEDGSYFVTVGNRHVKYWYLEGGRKYKDPIPLMGRSAILGDLRDNDFCAVACGKGICSESTYAITRQGHLVEFSSRRLLDKWVQCRTSNANCICVNERFILVGCAESIIRIFNAATLEYVTTLPRTHYLGVDVSQGIQINHIMSVPQQAKFPDCIAMVFDEQRSKVSCVYNDHSLYIWDLRDISRVGKSHSFLYHSTCIWGVETVPYNVEREASQTLPEDCFVTCSSDDTIRVWGLESCANNEIYRKNIYSKELLKIIYSDEDLQYIKDQGSSLFDKAGNSSYDGRNGVRCIKISPELQHLASGDRCGNIRVYSLVNLKLLTTIEAHESEVLCLEYSNEKIERKLLASASRDRLIHVFDVSQNYLLLQTLDDHSSSITSIKFVGAGLNFQMISCGADKSIMFRSFQGNIFMRGTNTSGKTTLYDMEVDSNAKHILTACQDRNVRVYGTQNAKQTKTFKGSHSDEGSLIKLSLDPSGIYVATSCTDKTLAVYDYYSSECMARMYGHSELVTGLKFTNDCRHLISASGDGCIFIWQVPHDMIVTMQARMSQQRLRSGIAPLQRPLAPISPPDAIVVESPNSELEHAQLAPKFAVAEETPPNRHAYRLSDVGQLPQWAMRKAAESESGALSIPTPVVGGLSAATIHAASSMGNLSSSPSQQLGVVAPRARGRWAQRSSQLETEDLRSNSESPLGTVSSVGGHNLQTSDYNSASSKDIMYNQTYLSEDSSIDSGMETRRDLKFVGSNNTGTISNISATTSSTNAPAAPGVGQQRLLLDKRKPGMRFDTHTHDHDGDVEDISDGERTSSDHGMFYNNLAPSTPTDFKVTAMNEEELRKSVRRQKFEKSGLQLATASGNGSSHTASTGTGTGTSDTEDEGSTPSAENAERSLASTLGGSSENLPQSSNSFLHAALPEGPGMLLERGTSSRRSISAKHNTENGKGVSAAPTITKSYTSTKKEELLQVINKVKQQLENVGHRPLRGSHSISDLSLAGNFDGSRNSGPMRYTKPVDSHDTSQYIRSTSSSTATASPQQLPLPPPQQQQQQQHAQHYGCSVQHFFNSAASKSKLQQNFQTMRQVQQHYPPYPHHVGVHQIHPPPGVPFGHNNAAYMSASSAAARQGTAKTTPRRNPAGNNRRTPSILKHYKSCPVSPVHEEVEWSAEAERVAPAEPKRHSVYADDARTILDMIHADTEKMIDEITRKYGDLDEPSRYAVLPASCSVPANLRALDSTSESTPAATPPRAQYYVYREIYQCERKVSLSDILKPEQFTETQQRLEEARFLETQRHSSASFFLSSSGQLPHEHSQESLLSDGGSYCNSLESVLSDESDCKSAPLEPALDQQRPLQAMQCHAGIRNFILHGPVSKSYGNSPNAYGSFDYYMHQQTAATAAATYDSFDVTGYNLKPLKPLPSSKTFPRLASVTTGSGAVEHIPTMRSKNKQYNSGVNKSLSTDFAQQRQQRNSNPLSQSQSQPSRYAPAPAPSQSQARSQTPARPNSQMLFVRKQLKPKPPIPAKPHNLVSTLTCNVEKSQPCVGTSRTATVVRQFEHNLLKFEREKQRTQQRPLPAMRYSVSSGALATPSCLKKVSRFDTSDSSRRATSVRQKSRPKISVRFNTVSQIKYTPSAKRERAGLNDVNSNEIESEALEAPLVGSLPSDYGGERSFEMYFAENGNAPENLENMENMQSLKLYKKPQLQAVVDDIQQERAKHKKNMDNVVRSGGNSTSHQCQNIAKKIDIIEKLIAMEERKIEQIRKATETRLRPFACNSKQKGYVKSLTMNFDMLARAQDQHHLQLGEHMPATDADLCAYARHIRRNCSLPDVLESSDFGYHRAHGNGNDVELAKEVIADDDATASTPRCVHLDSDSEQMDTANSNADDPQGRLLHGLPVERPQGNPKLINPIPIEESSIRRACSLSDLHMGNFGKPSKSNGTPQKPTAQHRNGNIARSASKRNSLQGKSGLGASSNSMNVLNQVSDSETEDINRLRSSNNGQGRNNGAVAASRQYSNKIANANNNRRKAPNFNSGTALQDDSSSEETPNMAAGNKPVVPPRPRNLGFDHKSKLNSNTPATTAKQRVGGLDDYEAADSEAQVHNVINKLYTTTQTAMQLHANLKNSLLLKELENAVIMSRNMLGSITHNRQTEKAPSSQSYNHSGGGAEIGDGLSREQISATGNLENGQYLMMVNNCADLLSNLRTKHKPDDCENNS from the exons ATGTTCGCGCCACGAAATTCATCGCCAGTTGCCATATACGGCAAGGAGGACTTAGCTGCTTATGAG ATAAAACTCAAAAGAGTCTTGGGACTGACTGTTTGCAGCAATGCAGCACTCGATGTGTCACCTGTCAGCGGCCTGCTGGCCTATCCAGCGGG ATGCACTGTGGTCCTGTTCAATGCCAAGCGTCACACACAGGCCTATCTGGTCAATACCTCCCGCAAAGCATTCACATCCGTGGCCTTCTCGCGCTGCGGCCGTTACGTGGCCACAGGCGAGTGCGGCATCAATCCCGCCATCAAAGTTTGGGAACTGGAGACCCCCAATGGCAATCTGGAAAactgcagcggcggcagcgttGTTGCCGAGTTCGTGGATCACAAATACGCCGTTACCTGTGTG GCATTTTCGCCCACGGGCAAGTACCTGGTGTCGGTGGGCTCCCAGCACGACATGATTGTCAACGTGTTTGACTGGCGCGCCAATCTTAAAATGGCCTCCAACAAGATAAGCTCCAAGGTGGCAGCCGTTTGCTTCTCTGAAGATGGAAGTTACTTTGTCACCGTGGGCAATCGTCATGTCAAATATTGGTACTTAGAGGGTGGACGCAAG TATAAAGATCCGATCCCGCTTATGGGCCGCAGCGCCATTCTGGGCGATCTTCGCGACAATGACTTTTGCGCCGTCGCCTGCGGCAAGGGCATCTGCTCAGAAAGCACCTACGCCATCACACGGCAGGGACACCTGGTGGAGTTCAGCTCGCGGCGGCTGCTCGACAAGTGGGTGCAATGCCGCACCAGCAACGCCAATTGTATTTGCGTCAACGAACGGTTTATACTTGTCGGCTGTGCCGAGTCTATCATACGCATCTTTAATGCAGCCACCTTGGAGTACGTGACGACCCTGCCGAGAACACATTACCTAGGCGTAGATGTGTCCCAGGGTATTCAGATCAACCACATTATGTCTGTGCCCCAGCAGGCCAAGTTTCCCGATTGTATTGCCATGGTTTTTGACGAGCAGCGTTCCAAG GTCAGCTGCGTCTACAACGATCACTCGCTGTACATCTGGGATCTGCGCGACATATCACGCGTCGGTAAATCACACTCATTCCTGTATCATTCCACGTGCATTTGGGGCGTGGAGACTGTGCCATATAACGTGGAGCGCGAAGCGTCGCAGACGTTGCCGGAGGACTGTTTTGTAACCTGCTCGTCGGACGACACGATACGCGTGTGGGGCTTAGAAAGTTGTGCCAACAATGAGATATATcgcaagaatatatattccaaaGAGCTACTCAAGATCATCTACAGCGACGAGGATTTGCAGTACATCAAGGACCAGGGCTCCTCGCTCTTCGACAAGGCCGGCAACTCAAGCTACGACGGCCGCAACGGCGTGCGCTGCATCAAAATCAGTCCAGAGCTACAGCATCTGGCTAGCGGCGATCGCTGTGGCAACATACGCGTCTACAGTCTGGTCAACCTCAAGCTGCTGACCACCATAGAGGCGCACGAGTCCGAAGTGCTCTGCCTGGAGTACTCCAATGAGAAGATTGAACGCAAACTGCTCGCCAGCGCCAGTCGCGACCGGCTTATTCATGTGTTTGATGTCTCGCAGAACtatctgctgctgcagacCTTAGATGATCACAGCTCCTCCATCACTTCCATTAAATTTGTGGGCGCTGGACTCAACTTTCAGATGATCAGTTGCGGGGCAGACAAGTCTATTATGTTTAGAAGCTTTCAG GGTAACATCTTTATGCGCGGCACAAACACCTCTGGCAAGACAACGCTCTACGACATGGAGGTAGACTCAAACGCCAAGCACATTCTGACCGCCTGCCAGGACCGTAATGTTCGCGTCTACGGCACTCAGAACGCAAAGCAAACCAAAACCTTTAAAGGCTCCCACTCGGACGAGGGTAGCCTGATTAAACTAAGCCTGGATCCGAGCGGCATTTACGTGGCCACTTCCTGCACGGACAAGACGCTCGCCGTCTACGATTACTACTCCAGCGAGTGCATGGCGCGCATGTACGGGCACAGCGAACTGGTCACCGGTCTCAAGTTCACCAACGACTGCCGGCACCTCATCTCGGCCAGCGGCGACGGCTGCATATTCATCTGGCAGGTGCCCCACGACATGATTGTCACCATGCAGGCGCGCATGTCCCAGCAGCGTTTGCGCTCCGGCATTGCTCCGCTGCAGCGACCACTGGCGCCTATTTCACCGCCCGATGCTATCGTGGTCGAGTCTCCGAACAGCGAGCTGGAGCACGCGCAGTTAGCTCCCAAGTTCGCAGTAGCTGAAGAGACGCCGCCCAATCGTCATGCCTACAGGCTGTCCGACGTGGGCCAGCTACCGCAGTGGGCCATGCGGAAGGCGGCAGAATCGGAGAGCGGCGCGCTGTCCATACCGACGCCTGTTGTCGGCGGCTTGTCGGCTGCGACTATACATGCGGCCTCATCCATGGGCAACCTTAGCTCATCGCCCAGTCAACAGTTGGGCGTGGTAGCGCCACGCGCGCGTGGACGCTGGGCCCAGCGCAGCAGTCAACTGGAGACGGAGGATCTGCGCTCGAATTCCGAGAGTCCGTTGGGCACAGTCTCTTCCGTGGGCGGCCATAATTTACAAACCTCCGACTACAATAGCGCTTCCTCCAAGGACATCATGTACAATCAAACGTACCTGAGCGAGGACTCATCCATTGACTCGGGCATGGAGACGCGACGGGATCTTAAGTTtgttggcagcaacaacactgGCACCATCTCCAACATCTCAGCCACTACCTCCAGCACAAATGCTCCTGCGGCTCCTGGCGTTGGTCAACAACGATTGCTGCTCGACAAACGCAAGCCCGGAATGCGCTTCGACACGCACACTCACGATCACGACGGCGATGTTGAGGATATCTCGGATGGCGAACGAACCAGCTCCGATCACGGCATGTTCTACAACAATCTGGCACCCAGCACGCCAAC CGACTTCAAGGTGACCGCCATGAACGAGGAGGAGTTGCGAAAATCGGTGCGCCGCCAGAAGTTTGAAAAATCCGGCCTCCAATTGGCCACAGCCAGTGGCAACGGCAGCTCCCACACGGCCAGCACCGGAACTGGAACCGGAACATCGGACACCGAGGACGAGGGCTCGACGCCCAGTGCTGAGAATGCCGAACGTTCGTTGGCCTCCACTCTGGGCGGCAGCTCTGAGAACTTGCCACAGAGCAGCAATAGCTTTCTGCATGCGGCACTGCCGGAAGGCCCTGGAATGTTGCTGGAGCGCGGCACAAGCA GCCGTCGCAGCATTAGCGCCAAGCACAACACGGAGAACGGGAAGGGCGTGTCAGCGGCACCGACCATCACGAAGTCATACACCAGCACCAAGAAAGAGGAGCTACTCCAGGTCATCAACAAGgtcaagcagcagctggagaat GTCGGCCATAGACCCCTGCGAGGCAGCCATAGCATTTCGGATCTAAGTCTTGCGGGCAATTTTGATGGATCGCGCAATTCCGGCCCGATGCGCTACACGAAGCCAG TTGATTCCCACGATACTTCACAGTACATTAGGTCCACTAGCTCATCCACTGCCACCGCATCGCCTCAGCAGCTTCCGCTTCCGCctccacagcaacaacaacaacaacaacacgctcAGCATTATGGCTGCTCTGTGCAGCACTTCTTTAACAGCGCCGCGTCCAAGTCAAAACTACAACAGAACTTTCAAACCATGCGTCAAGTGCAGCAACATTATCCGCCCTATCCGCATCACGTGGGCGTGCATCAGATACATCCGCCACCGGGCGTTCCATTTGGCCACAACAATGCCGCCTACATGTCCGCCAGTTCGGCAGCAGCGAGACAGGGCACCGCGAAAACAACACCACGGCGTAATCCGGCGGGCAACAATCGGCGTACGCCAAGCATTCTTAAGCATTACAAATCGTGTCCAGTCTCGCCTGTGCACGAGGAGGTGGAGTGGTCAGCAGAAGCGGAGCGAGTCGCGCCCGCCGAACCCAAACGACACTCGGTCTACGCGGACGACGCACGCACAATTCTGGATATGATTCACGCAGACACCGAAAAGATGATTGACGAAATAACGCGCAAGTACGGTGATCTTGATGAGCCGTCCAGATATGCTGTGCTGCCCGCTTCCTGCTCCGTGCCGGCCAATCTGCGCGCCCTGGACTCCACCAGCGAGTCGACGCCAGCGGCGACTCCACCACGCGCCCAATACTATGTCTACCGCGAAATCTATCAGTGCGAGCGAAAAGTGTCGCTGTCGGATAttctaaagccagagcagtttACCGAGACGCAGCAACGCCTGGAGGAGGCGCGCTTCCTGGAGACACAGCGCCACTCCAGTGCCAGCTTCTTTCTGAGCAGCTCCGGCCAGCTGCCGCACGAGCACAGCCAGGAGTCGCTGCTCTCCGATGGCGGCAGCTACTGCAACAGCCTCGAGAGCGTGCTCTCCGACGAAAGCGACTGCAAGAGTGCACCCCTTGAGCCCGCTCTCGACCAGCAGCGGCCCCTGCAGGCGATGCAGTGCCACGCTGGCATACGCAACTTTATTCTGCACGGTCCCGTCTCCAAGTCGTACGGCAATAGTCCCAATGCCTACGGCAGCTTCGACTACTACATGCACCAGCAGACGGCCGCCACAGCGGCGGCTACTTACGACAGCTTCGATGTCACCGGCTACAACCTGAAGCCGCTGAAGCCACTGCCTAGCTCCAAAACATTCCCTCGTCTAGCCTCGGTCACAACAGGAAGTGGCGCCGTGGAGCACATTCCCACAATGCGATCTAAGAACAAGCAATACAATTCCGGAGTTAACAAGAGTCTCAGCACTGATTTCGcccagcagcgccagcagcgcaACTCAAATCCCCTGTCTCAGTCCCAGTCGCAGCCCAGTCGGTatgccccagccccagccccatcACAATCGCAAGCCCGATCCCAAACACCTGCACGTCCCAATAGCCAGATGCTGTTTGTGCGCAAGCAACTCAAGCCAAAGCCTCCCATACCAGCGAAACCTCACAATCTGGTGTCCACGCTCACATGCAACGTTGAGAAGAGCCAGCCCTGCGTGGGAACCTCCAGGACGGCCACGGTGGTGCGCCAGTTCGAGCACAATCTGCTCAAGTTTGAGCGCGAGAAACAGCGCACACAGCAGCGTCCGCTGCCCGCGATGAGGTACTCGGTGAGCAGCGGCGCACTGGCCACGCCCAGCTGCCTGAAGAAGGTGTCTCGATTCGACACCAGCGACAGCAGCCGACGCGCCACGAGCGTGCGCCAGAAATCACGGCCCAAGATTAGCGTCCGTTTCAATACCGTGTCGCAAATAAAGTATACGCCCAGCGCAAAGCGGGAGCGCGCCGGCCTCAACGATGTCAACAGCAATGAGATTGAGTCGGAGGCGCTGGAGGCGCCGCTCGTGGGCAGTCTGCCCAGTGACTATGGGGGCGAGCGCAGCTTCGAGATGTACTTCGCAGAGAACGGCAATGCGCCGGAGAATTTGGAGAATATGGAGAATATGCAAAGCTTGAAGCTGTACAAGAAGCCCCAGCTGCAGGCGGTTGTCGACGATATTCAACAGGAGCGAGCCAAGCACAAAAAGAACATGGACAATGTGGTGCGCTCCGGTGGCAATTCCACCAGTCACCAGTGCCAGAACATTGCCAAGAAGATAGACATCATTGAGAAGCTAATCGCCATGGAGGAGCGCAAAATAGAGCAGATACGAAAGGCCACGGAGACACGACTGCGTCCCTTTGCCTGCAACTCGAAGCAAAAGGGCTACGTAAAGAGTCTGACCATGAACTTTGACATGCTGGCGCGTGCTCAGGATCAGCATCATCTGCAGCTCGGCGAGCATATGCCCGCCACCGATGCAGATCTGTGTGCCTATGCGCGTCACATTCGCAGGAACTGCAGCCTGCCGGACGTGCTGGAAAGCTCCGACTTTGGCTATCATCGCGCCCACGGCAACGGAAACGACGTGGAGCTGGCCAAGGAAGTGATTGCCGATGATGATGCAACGGCAAGCACCCCACGGTGTGTTCATCTCGACTCCGACAGTGAGCAAATGGACACCGCGAATTCGAATGCTGACGATCCTCAGGGACGGCTGCTGCACGGGCTGCCCGTCGAGCGTCCACAAG GTAATCCCAAGTTGATCAATCCCATCCCCATTGAGGAGTCGTCGATTCGTCGCGCCTGCTCGCTGAGTGATCTGCATATGGGAAACTTTGGCAAGC CCAGCAAGTCCAATGGCACGCCTCAAAAGCCCACGGCCCAGCATCGAAACGGCAACATCGCTCGATCGGCCAGCAAACGCAACAGTCTGCAGGGAAAATCCGGCCTGGGCGCCTCCAGCAACTCCATGAACGTGCTCAATCAGGTC AGTGACTCGGAGACGGAAGACATCAATCGATTGCGCAGTTCCAACAACGGACAAGGTCGCAACAATGGAGCTGTTG CCGCCTCTCGACAGTACAGCAACAAAATCGCAAACGCCAACAACAATCGACGCAAAGCGCCCAACTTCAATAGTG GCACAGCGCTGCAAGATGATTCCAGTTCGGAGGAAACGCCCAACATGGCCGCCGGCAACAAGCCTGTCGTGCCGCCCAGGCCTCGAAATTTGGGATTCGATCACAAGAGCAAACTGAACAGCAATACTCCAGCCACTACAGCCAAGCAGAGGGTCGGCGGACTTGATGACTACGAGGCCGCTGATT CCGAGGCGCAGGTGCACAATGTGATCAACAAGCTTTACACGACTACGCAGACTGCAATGCAGCTGCACGCGAATCTGAAGAACTCGTTGTTACTAAAGGAACTGGAAAATGCTGTGATTATGTCTCGCAATATGCTTGGCAGTATAACTCACAATCG GCAAACTGAGAAAGCGCCCTCGAGCCAAAGTTACAATCATAGCGGGGGAGGAGCTGAAATCGGAGACGGGCTCAGTCGTGAGCAGATATCAGCCACAGGCAATCTAGAGAATGGCCAATACCTTATGATGGTCAATAACTGTGCCGATCTGCTAAGCAATTTACGCACCAAGCACAAACCCGACGACTGTGAGAATAACTCCTAG